ATACTGCTGGTATTAAAGCTCCTTTTAAATATTTGGCGATCAATGATGGAGATGCTGACCTTCAAATACTCCAATCCATTTTGCTAAAAATGGGAGAATATCGAGATAATTGGCAAGCATTAATTAATCAAAAACATCCACAAACAGGGGGAAATCAGGATAACGCTGAAGCTCAAGCCGATTTAGATAATTTTAAGCAAGAAATTCAGCGCTTTGAGTTAGGTATTCAGGTTTTATCAAATCCAAAATATGCCATGCTTCGACGGGCTTTTAATTTGATGAATCAGACATTTGTCGAGATTGATGAAAAGCGCAAGCAACGTAAAAAAGCAATTTATGAGAACTGGCGACCTTTTCAAATTGTTTACATTGTTTCTAATCTTGTAGCACTAGCAGCACGAAAATGGACTGGAGATTTCACCAAAAATCCCTTGGCACAGATTGACCATGCTGCCGTGGTTCATTTCCCAACTGGCGGTGGTAAATCTGAAGCTGTGATGGGAATCATCCTTACTCAAGCATTTTTTGACCGCCTGCGGAGTCGGGATTGGGGCGTAGTCGCTTGGTTGCGCTATCCCCTACGCTTGCTCACTTACCAGCAATTGCAACGTTTTCTGGATACTCTTGTTGTTGCAGATGAAGTCAGAAAACAGCAACCCGATTTAGCCAATACTGCTGAGTTCACAGTAGGTTATTACGGCGGTCGAGATAACAGTCCAAATTCTCTGAAGTCTGTTCCCGATGAACTCGGAAAATACATAGGACAGGCTAAAAAGGAAATGCAAGATGCAGGTATAACAAAGCTTCCTAAATACTTAAGTTTGGCGGATGTAGGACAATACGTTCCCGGCTCAATCCAGCAGTATCGCATGGTAATGCGCTGCCCCTACTGCGGATTAGAGGAAGTTCACACTTTTATCGATCCACAAACAAAAGAACTTCGGCATCGTTGCGGTTCTCTAAATAAACCTTTACCTCAAAATGCTTGTGGTCGGGAAATTCCACTCTACATTGTTGATGAAGATATTTACAGCCGACTGCCAACTCTACTGGTAGGAACTCTTGACAAAATTGCCAATATAACATTTCGTCCTGCTAGCCGCACTTTGTTTGGTGGTGTCTCAGATATATGTTCTGTACATGGTTTTGTAGCGAATAACACTTGTCACAAACAGGATTCGGTTGGTGGATGTACTCGACGAGAATTGAAACATCTCTCCAGCGCACCTGTTGATCCTGGCATCCCTCTGATTTTTCAGGACGAATTACACTTACTACGCGAAGAATTAGGAACTTTTGATGGTCACTACGAAGCTTTGATTGATTCTATTCACGAAGAACGGGGGGCAATACGTCCAAAGGTTTTGGCTGCAACTGCTACCATTGAGGGGGCAGAGCAACAAACTAGACATCTTTACTGGCGAGAACTTTCTCAATTTCCAGTGCGAGGACCTGCTGAGGGACGTAGTTTCTATGCAAACCAGCATAGCCGATATGTAACTAGAGGCTTTGTGGGGTTACGTCCTACAGCGGCTAATCCCCTTGATGCAGCAATGGCTTTAATTTCAGCCCTACGGACTGAGTTAGAAATTATTCGCAACAATCCTGCAAAATATAAGGTTGAGTATGGACTTAGTTCTTTAACTGATGAGGAATTTCTAAAATTAGTAGATGAGCATGACCTTTGCTGTACTTATGTAAACTCGAAAAATGATGGTTCTGATATTCGACGCTCCATTAATGAACAAGTAAAGGCTGAATTGCGAGATCAATTTGGAGAAAGCCAAGCCAATGCTATGCTTCCAGAAGCAATTACTCTTTCTGGAGATGATGGGATTGAGGTGGTTAAAGAAGTCTTAAAACGGATGGAGACACGGCAAAAAGATTTGAATCCAAATAGCTCAGAACGGCTAAGAGATGTGGTAGCAACCAGTTTGATTTCTCACGGGGTTGATATTGACCGACTTAATTTAATGTTGTTTTACGGATGGCCCAGTACAACAGCGGAATACATTCAGGCATCAAGTCGTGCTGGCAGAACTGTTCCAGGTTTAGTATTCATATTATTTCGACCGCAACGCGCTCGTGAACGAGCTATTTTTGACTATTTTGTGAAAGCGCACGAATACTTAGATCAGATGGTGGAAGCTGTCCCCATTGACCGCTTTGCTCACAATGCTCTTTATCGAACAGCTTTTGGTTTACTGCTTGGACGCTTGCTTCATATTGATGGTCCTGCGGCGCGAGGAGGAAATCAGGTGATTGACTTAGCAGGAATAGATAAACTTGATAAATTGCGCGAGCTAATTCATGGTCTCGGAAAAGGGGGTTCGCCTATTGATATTAATACTGTTGTCGGTAAAATTCCTAATACTATTAACCCCGATCTTTTGCCAGAGGGAGAGGTTTTTAATATACCCTTGAAGTTAGTTGCTGCTGCTTTTTTGTCTCAAATAGAACGCATTGTACAAGATCCAAATGAAAGTAATCTTGTTACCAATGGTTTGACAAAAGATGATATCGCTGACGATTTCCGTCTGCTATTATCTCTTCGGGATGTCGATACAGGTATTCGGATTACTGGGTACTAATTATTAAAATTGGGGAATAAATATATGAGTCAGCCAGCATATAGCCGTTCTAAAGGTCAAGTATTGCGTCGATATGAACCAGGAAGTGTTGCGACAATTCCTGCCGGAACTATTCAAGTTTATAGACATTTTGCCAGAAAAGTAGACGAAC
This portion of the Brasilonema sennae CENA114 genome encodes:
- a CDS encoding helicase-related protein, with the protein product MKPEDILSDTGLNVSDSQRQEQHLQFVENFYRRIHGHITGISDHRSVITGSTEPRRLMPTGYLSALPAVSSVSSQQQNTFRPSNCGLVINLATDWEQKQLPIELKIRFSVFLPKLDLSKAADRSLRPMWQRFDISASISSIIQDLFGDGSPTLTKLNQDITDQLIKIIEIHQADSQSWLLGLNPIIDDLTGSEFILDQDKNYKELQAELRKRITNKKNKGKNDKTTADSDIPLGQVSPVNFKVTVEAQKRTLGGQTRLRLFLRNKSDQIAIFGDPRDTGLFGACLEIKLPQEMWQPIELSRFKISYQVDSTVPAQGINCTPQFDENQGFVRIWTEFLPIYWQKRLYTAGIKAPFKYLAINDGDADLQILQSILLKMGEYRDNWQALINQKHPQTGGNQDNAEAQADLDNFKQEIQRFELGIQVLSNPKYAMLRRAFNLMNQTFVEIDEKRKQRKKAIYENWRPFQIVYIVSNLVALAARKWTGDFTKNPLAQIDHAAVVHFPTGGGKSEAVMGIILTQAFFDRLRSRDWGVVAWLRYPLRLLTYQQLQRFLDTLVVADEVRKQQPDLANTAEFTVGYYGGRDNSPNSLKSVPDELGKYIGQAKKEMQDAGITKLPKYLSLADVGQYVPGSIQQYRMVMRCPYCGLEEVHTFIDPQTKELRHRCGSLNKPLPQNACGREIPLYIVDEDIYSRLPTLLVGTLDKIANITFRPASRTLFGGVSDICSVHGFVANNTCHKQDSVGGCTRRELKHLSSAPVDPGIPLIFQDELHLLREELGTFDGHYEALIDSIHEERGAIRPKVLAATATIEGAEQQTRHLYWRELSQFPVRGPAEGRSFYANQHSRYVTRGFVGLRPTAANPLDAAMALISALRTELEIIRNNPAKYKVEYGLSSLTDEEFLKLVDEHDLCCTYVNSKNDGSDIRRSINEQVKAELRDQFGESQANAMLPEAITLSGDDGIEVVKEVLKRMETRQKDLNPNSSERLRDVVATSLISHGVDIDRLNLMLFYGWPSTTAEYIQASSRAGRTVPGLVFILFRPQRARERAIFDYFVKAHEYLDQMVEAVPIDRFAHNALYRTAFGLLLGRLLHIDGPAARGGNQVIDLAGIDKLDKLRELIHGLGKGGSPIDINTVVGKIPNTINPDLLPEGEVFNIPLKLVAAAFLSQIERIVQDPNESNLVTNGLTKDDIADDFRLLLSLRDVDTGIRITGY